Proteins found in one Aspergillus chevalieri M1 DNA, chromosome 2, nearly complete sequence genomic segment:
- a CDS encoding glycosyltransferase family 69 protein (CAZy:GT69;~COG:S;~EggNog:ENOG410PHXT;~InterPro:IPR021047;~PFAM:PF11735), with product MASSARIFIASIHWNDEEVLRSHWNNAVLDLVRALGPDRVFLSIYESGSYDNTKGAIRELDADLEDLDVPRKVVLSDVTHEDDIQAPDAEKGEGWIDTDEGERELRRIPYLARLRNQSLQPLEELARVGVVFDSVLFLNDVVFTPGDVLELLDTNGGDYAAACSLDFSNPPSYYDTFALRDSHGNGHVTHSWPYFRSSTSRRAMKVLAPVPVSSCWNGMVAMPALPFYEHLRFRGISDSLAQSHLEGSECCLIHADNPLALHRETFLNPRVRVGYHGSAYDAVHPVTKWLSPWQIFKGLWANRVLRWMTTDAFKEWRVRSRVRRWEESDGYGESLEPGEFCLINEMHVLKPWGWAHA from the exons ATGGCCTCCTCGGCACGTATATTCATCGCCAGCATCCACTGGAACGACGAGGAGGTTTTGCGCAGTCACTGGAATAATGCGGTTCTGGACTTGGTGAGGGCGTTAGGCCCCGACCGGGTGTTTCTGAGTATCTACGAGAGTGGGAGTTATGATAATACCAAGGGTGCGATCAGGGAATTGGATGCAGATCTTGAGGATCTGGACGTCCCAAGGAAGGTCGTGTTGTCGGATGTGACGCATGAGGATGACATCCAGGCGCCGGATGCGGAAAAGGGCGAGGGTTGGATTGATACTGACGAGGGAGAAAGGGAGTTGCGACGGATTCCGTATCTTGCCCGTTTGCGGAACCAGAGTCTGCAGCCATTGGAGGAGTTAGCTCGGGTTGGGGTGGTATTCGACTCGGTTCTGTTCTTGAATGATGTCGTATTCACA CCCGGGGATGTGCTGGAATTACTCGACACCAATGGAGGCGACTATGCAGCGGCCTGTTCGTTGGATTTCTCAAACCCGCCGTCATATTACGACACCTTTGCTCTTCGTGACTCGCACGGCAACGGCCATGTCACGCATTCTTGGCCGTATTTCCGATCCTCAACGTCCCGGCGAGCAATGAAGGTCCTCGCTCCGGTACCGGTCTCCAGTTGCTGGAATGGAATGG TGGCCATGCCAGCCCTTCCCTTTTATGAGCACCTCCGCTTCCGGGGGATCTCCGATTCCCTGGCCCAATCGCATCTCGAAGGCTCCGAATGCTGTCTTATCCACGCCGACAATCCCCTGGCGCTGCACCGCGAGACCTTTCTCAATCCACGGGTTCGTGTGGGCTACCACGGCTCCGCTTATGATGCCGTGCACCCTGTCACTAAGTGGCTCTCGCCGTGGCAGATCTTCAAGGGGCTGTGGGCGAATCGGGTGCTACGGTGGATGACTACCGATGCGTTTAAGGAGTGGAGAGTGCGTAGTCGGGTCCGCAGGTGGGAAGAGAGCGATGGGTACGGGGAGAGTCTTGAGCCGGGAGAATTCTGCTTGATAAATGAGATGCATGTGTTGAAGCCGTGGGGTTGGGCGCATGCATAG
- a CDS encoding cytochrome P450 (COG:Q;~EggNog:ENOG410PM3R;~InterPro:IPR001128,IPR017972,IPR002401,IPR036396;~PFAM:PF00067;~go_function: GO:0005506 - iron ion binding [Evidence IEA];~go_function: GO:0016705 - oxidoreductase activity, acting on paired donors, with incorporation or reduction of molecular oxygen [Evidence IEA];~go_function: GO:0020037 - heme binding [Evidence IEA];~go_process: GO:0055114 - oxidation-reduction process [Evidence IEA]): protein MAAETRKRFSGLYSMSSLVHYEAFVDDCADIFSRRLEEHADKRQGLDMGHWFQCYAFDVISSITFGGRFGFLNEGKDIEGAMAALQKLMMYSTLVGIYPQWHPRLFGPLSRFSWSGAGGRAYIMQYVQGKIARHSEVKSDPEAGPGIQTQDFLEKMVLARDKDPEKVTDYHLFMMGQSNVIAGSDTTAISLSAILYHCLRSADVLRKLRKEIDSFTEQGRCSEKVTFKESQEMPYFQAVIKEALRMHSATGLPLWREVPAGGAKISGRFFPAGTVVGINTWVAHYNENIFPDAKAFRPERWIEAENCPERLKVMNDMYMPFGLGSRTCLGKHISILEMSKLIPRLVRDFDFELVNTERDWETENFWFVKPVDFNVSVKRRQSIKK from the exons ATGGCAGCTGAAACGAGGAAGCGGTTTTCGGGGTTATACTCGATGAGCTCGTTGGTGCACTATGAGGCGTTTGTGGATGACTGCGCAGATATATTCTCGCGGCGACTTGAGGAACACGCGGACAAGAGGCAGGGGTTGGATATGGGGCATTGGTTCCAGTGTTATGCGTTTGATGTTATTTCGAGCATTACATTTGGTGGGAGATTCG GCTTCCTAAACGAAGGCAAAGACATCGAAGGCGCCATGGCTGCTCTCCAGAAACTAATGATGTACAGCACTCTCGTCGGTATATACCCGCAATGGCATCCACGACTCTTCGGACCACTAAGCCGGTTCAGTTGGTCTGGGGCCGGTGGACGGGCGTACATCATGCAATACGTACAGGGGAAAATCGCACGGCATAGCGAGGTGAAATCAGACCCCGAAGCTGGCCCCGGAATACAAACGCAGGATTTCCTGGAGAAAATGGTTCTGGCGAGGGATAAGGACCCCGAGAAAGTTACTGATTACCATCTGTTCATGATGGGCCAGTCGAATGTGATCGCGGGGTCTGATACGACTGCGATCAGTCTGTCTGCGATATTGTACCATTGTCTTCGGAGTGCGGATGTCTTGCGTAAATTGCGGAAGGAAATCGACTCGTTTACCGAGCAGGGGCGGTGCAGTGAGAAAGTTACGTTTAAGGAAAGCCAGGAGATGCCGTATTTCCAAGCCGTCATCAAAGAAGCACTTCGAATGCACAGTGCAACTGGGCTGCCGTTGTGGAGGGAAGTTCCTGCTGGTGGAGCGAAGATTAGTGGACGGTTTTTTCCCGCCGGGACGGTCGTTGGGATTAATACTTGGGTTGCGCATTATAATGAGAATATCTTTCCTGATGCGAAGGCGTTCCGGCCGGAGAGGTGGATTGAGGCAGAAAACTGTCCGGAGAGATTGAAGGTTATGAACGATATGTATATGCCG TTCGGCCTCGGATCTCGAACGTGTCTGGGGAAACATATTTCCATTCTCGAGATGTCCAAGTTGATTCCTCGGTTGGTGCGGGACTTTGATTTCGAACTCGTCAATACAGAGCGAGATTGGGAGACGGAGAACTTCTGGTTTGTAAAACCGGTGGATTTCAATGTTAGCGTGAAGCGCCGGCAAAGCATCAAGAAATAA
- a CDS encoding SDR family oxidoreductase (COG:Q;~EggNog:ENOG410PF95;~InterPro:IPR036291,IPR002347;~PFAM:PF08659,PF00106,PF13561;~go_process: GO:0055114 - oxidation-reduction process [Evidence IEA]) encodes MSSKLDYISDTWKDGIFANKVVFCTGGAGTICSAQVRALVHLGANACIVGRNVEKTERVAKDIATVRPGAKVIGVGAVDVRKLESLHDAVARCVEEFGGIDFVIAGAAGNFLASINQLSANAFKSVIDIDVLGSYNTLKATLPYLVESAKKHRIDPNTLKPSPAGTGGRIIFVSATIHYRTMPFQTHVSVAKAGIDALSHSVAIEFGPLGVTSNIIAPGPIAATEGMDRLLPSDAKQAYIKSQPLGRIGSVRDIADATVYLFADTGSYVSGQVLVVDGAAWRMSAGGGSFGKLEYPDFLLSGDAVPNVKGSKEKSKL; translated from the exons ATGTCCTCCAAACTAGACTACATCAGCGATACCTGGAAAGACGGCATATTTG CCAACAAGGTCGTCTTCTGCACCGGCGGCGCAGGAACAATCTGCAGTGCCCAAGTTCGCGCTCTCGTCCACCTAGGTGCAAACGCATGCATCGTCGGACGGAACGTGGAGAAGACAGAGCGTGTTGCTAAGGACATTGCCACTGTTCGGCCGGGTGCGAAGGTCATTGGCGTTGGGGCTGTGGATGTGCGCAAGCTTGAGAGCTTGCATGACGCGGTTGCGCGGTGTGTGGAGGAGTTTGGGGGGATTGATTTTGTGAT TGCCGGTGCCGCAGGCAATTTCCTTGCTTCTATCAACCAGCTCTCTGCCAATGCTTTCAAATCGGTGATTGACATTGACGTCCTGGGATCCTACAACACCCTCAAAGCAACCCTGCCGTATCTGGTGGAGTCAGCCAAGAAGCACAGGATTGACCCGAACACTC TCAAACCTTCTCCCGCCGGCACAGGCGGCCGAATCATCTTCGTCAGCGCGACGATCCACTACAGAACAATGCCCTTCCAGACGCACGTCTCCGTCGCCAAAGCAGGCATTGATGCTTTGTCGCACAGCGTTGCTATTGAGTTTGGTCCATTGGGTGTTACTTCGAATATCATTGCTCCGGGACCTATTGCGGCGACTGAGGGCATGGATCGTCTCCTTCCCTCAGACGCCAAGCAAGCGTACATCAAGTCCCAGCCATTGGGCCGGATCGGCTCCGTTAGGGATATTGCAGATGCAACGGTCTATCTCTTCGCGGATACTGGAAGCTATGTTAGTGGACAGGTATTAGTTG TTGATGGCGCAGCCTGGCGTATGTCTGCTGGCGGTGGCTCGTTTGGAAAGCTCGAGTACCCCGATTTCCTGTTGTCGGGGGATGCGGTCCCGAATGTGAAGGGGTCGAAGGAGAAGTCGAAGTTGTAA
- a CDS encoding uncharacterized protein (COG:S;~EggNog:ENOG410PPXI;~TransMembrane:2 (n10-20c25/26o84-103i165-184o)) — protein sequence MPCPITVSKFVGTVSLGLLTGLSYATTTVTIPSLKLLPTSTSAARSLAEAKRLSRSHSFRLTNIANTTLLLAYLVSPRHRKHPYLVWMCLTSALGSYGVDYWFNRQAGIKNWVAGIWQESCCARLFGKGAQGKKEEDIVVVEAEEGGVNGERVQEEMEEERVAHLVRGIVSGVALAMGIVGLWGDRK from the exons ATGCCGTGCCCCATCACCGTCTCCAAGTTCGTGGGAACGGTCTCCCTGGGCCTATTGACC GGCCTCTCCTACGCAACCACAACCGTGACAATCCCGTCCCTAAAACTCCTACCCACATCCACCTCCGCCGCACGCTCGCTCGCCGAAGCCAAACGCCTCTCCCGCAGCCACTCTTTCCGCCTCACCAACATCGCCAACACCACCCTGCTTCTCGCCTATCTCGTCTCCCCGCGCCACCGCAAACATCCCTACCTCGTGTGGATGTGCCTGACTTCTGCTCTGGGCTCGTATGGCGTCGACTACTGGTTCAACAGACAGGCCGGGATTAAGAACTGGGTAGCCGGCATTTGGCAGGAGAGTTGCTGTGCGCGTCTGTTCGGAAAGGGTGCGcaggggaagaaggaagaggatattgttgttgtagaggcggaggaggggggtgtGAATGGGGAGAGAGTGcaggaggagatggaggaggaaaggGTTGCGCATTTGGTGAGGGGGATTGTTTCGGGGGTGGCGCTTGCGATGGGGATTGTTGGGCTTTGGGGGGACAGGAAGTGA
- a CDS encoding uncharacterized protein (COG:Q;~EggNog:ENOG410PM3R;~InterPro:IPR036396;~SECRETED:SignalP(1-23);~go_function: GO:0005506 - iron ion binding [Evidence IEA];~go_function: GO:0016705 - oxidoreductase activity, acting on paired donors, with incorporation or reduction of molecular oxygen [Evidence IEA];~go_function: GO:0020037 - heme binding [Evidence IEA];~go_process: GO:0055114 - oxidation-reduction process [Evidence IEA]) produces the protein MHILFLLLPPLLYLLLHLYKSLTSPLLTLPGPFWTRLTKLWYFNRVRSAHFETDNINLHQKYGPIVRISPNHYSIADPAAVKTIYGTGTKFTKSAWYEGWKHPSPERWTLFPDRDVRRHGKPCFSLDMGWVKFMVVV, from the coding sequence ATGCAcattcttttcctcctcctgCCACCTTTGCTCTATCTCCTCCTTCATCTCTACAAATCCCTAACCTCCCCCCTCCTAACTCTCCCCGGCCCATTCTGGACTCGCCTCACAAAACTATGGTACTTCAACCGCGTGCGCTCCGCGCACTTCGAAACCGATAACATCAACCTACACCAGAAATACGGCCCCATCGTGCGCATTTCACCAAATCATTACAGCATCGCCGATCCCGCCGCCGTGAAGACCATCTACGGAACGGGAACCAAGTTCACCAAATCAGCCTGGTACGAGGGGTGGAAGCATCCGAGTCCGGAGAGGTGGACTTTGTTTCCGGATCGGGATGTAAGACGGCATGGTAAGCCTTGCTTTTCACTGGATATGGGATGGGTTAAATTTATGGTTGTGGTTTAA
- a CDS encoding transcription factor domain-containing protein (COG:S;~EggNog:ENOG410Q1X4;~InterPro:IPR007219;~PFAM:PF04082;~go_function: GO:0003677 - DNA binding [Evidence IEA];~go_function: GO:0008270 - zinc ion binding [Evidence IEA];~go_process: GO:0006351 - transcription, DNA-templated [Evidence IEA]) has translation MSPELDFTALDWLYPPSLEPDITLAERLEYLAYFTSARGMATFLDRETLRRKQDMISEYYNTIASTINEEEYDDNLLPKSTEIISCLKSTVTTDISTIVTASIPSWTPETNHAAVEFFSAPSIRRFLTFFWALWYPNCPIVHRPFFNPANSSPALLAVMVIIGACMSPNEEDGKRARKWIDPVEVLTFRQEWFTYAEHSPEPGDGKWKKRLQCIQTAYLVCSLQKREGSIEAQGRVRRYRHAMMVSLAREIGLSTGTHPRSPPTQASDGWWRRFAAEEEMVRTLTYVFLFDAALTIFHNSPPRMVVSELQMDMACPEACFQAESAEECLFELKKWSNSVFWRERSSVASVVRRMCQPQPQVQASEEQEPVLGFSQMGTLNLFTTVQCLHSLIFHLKNSLITLPSPYTPLQTGLENWRLTWNKRVPEDSHIPHRPDTLWKQIGFARYAPEFWQLARILVMRLACSSESLDGGEGEENGLELGIYGNGDRERRAGERYDHTDMEDVNGLIEEYRRMSLGTCM, from the exons ATGTCGCCCGAGCTAGATTTCACCGCACTAGACTGGTTATATCCGCCATCCCTTGAACCAGATATCACTCTCGCGGAACGATTGGAGTATCTCGCCTATTTCACCTCGGCACGAGGCATGGCGACGTTTCTTGATCGGGAGACACTGCGACGGAAACAAGATATGATTTCTGAATACTACAACACAATAGCGAGCACTATCAACGAGGAAGAATACGATGATAACCTTCTCCCCAAATCTACCGAGATCATCAGCTGCCTAAAATCTACCGTCACTACCGACATATCCACAATCGTTACAGCATCCATTCCATCCTGGACGCCGGAAACAAACCACGCAGCTGTAGAATTCTTCTCTGCGCCTAGCATCCGCCGTTTCCTAACATTTTTCTGGGCTCTTTGGTATCCAAACTGTCCTATTGTACATCGTCCGTTCTTCAACCCCGCCAATTCCTCACCAGCACTACTAGCCGTCATGGTTATTATTGGGGCGTGCATGTCGCCAAACGAAGAGGACGGAAAACGAGCAAGAAAATGGATTGATCCGGTTGAGGTCCTCACGTTTCGGCAGGAGTGGTTTACTTATGCAGAACATTCACCTGAACCTGGGGACGggaaatggaagaagaggttGCAGTGCATTCAAACGGCATACTTAGTCTGCTCGTTACAGAAGCGCGAAGGCTCGATTGAGGCGCAGGGGAGGGTGCGACGGTATCGACACGCGATGATGGTTTCT CTCGCGAGAGAAATCGGACTGTCAACAGGGACTCACCCACGAAGCCCTCCAACGCAAGCATCCGACGGATGGTGGAGACGGTTTgctgctgaagaggaaatggTCAGAACCCTGACATACGTTTTTCTCTTCGACGCCGCCCTCACAATCTTTCACAATTCTCCTCCGCGCATGGTCGTCTCCGAACTACAAATGGATATGGCTTGTCCGGAAGCCTGTTTCCAGGCTGAATCTGCTGAGGAGTGCTTATTTGAGCTGAAGAAATGGTCGAATAGCGTGTTCTGGCGCGAGAGGTCATCAGTGGCTTCTGTGGTTCGGAGGATGTGtcaacctcaaccccaaGTTCAAGCATcggaagaacaagaaccaGTTCTGGGATTCTCACAGATGGGAACGTTGAACCTCTTTACTACAGTCCAAT GCCTCCACTCCCTAATTTTCCACCTCAAAAACTCCCTCATAACTCTTCCCTCCCCATACACCCCGCTCCAAACCGGCCTCGAAAACTGGCGCCTCACATGGAACAAGCGAGTACCAGAAGATTCGCATATCCCGCATCGTCCAGACACGTTGTGGAAACAGATTGGTTTTGCGCGATATGCGCCGGAGTTTTGGCAGTTGGCGCGGATTTTGGTTATGAGGTTGGCTTGTTCTTCTGAGTCTTTGGATGGAggagagggggaggagaATGGGTTAGAGTTGGGGATATATGGGAACGGCGACAGGGAGAGAAGGGCAGGGGAGAGGTATGATCATACGGATATGGAGGATGTTAATGGGTTGATTGAGGAGTATAGGAGGATGAGTTTGGGGACTTGTATGTGA
- a CDS encoding uncharacterized protein (TransMembrane:2 (o588-607i671-694o)): MSDSDDISRHNVPGFMEDDTHIVDADHDSVHGDDAEVVDMEDVPDTDNHGDEDYAVSDDESEPEDLAGMHDNSNRKLQSEVQRLQEELAKANEENEKKDGKLVKLEWSKGELARDTEQLNEQVKALKRELATKEFDFLSAKDSDNPLQDRVHHLSQELSEEREGNEEKAGRIAKLESDLELAEATFAKDTDRMAKAIEDLEKALAEEQHNVKNCRAEIKDIQRQKSDLEKDLKEAEEQRASDAAENQLLRAQLKSCNEKSKDMRQHKGEMDKAMNATVDDFEKRLARANSDKDEYKRKYESAQDELKEIANALNDCENAYRQKEKQLSRSNHLLQQVRHEAMDTQTDSDFDGDDSRAPSRNDDLPQSTRLDAELENVLESETEGFYFIQDQSSDHKTDASQGDNADSSLNPNKSRFPGHGRNMIHDGSMSDSEDEWMGASDNEDDGFVELSPGVGIDLNGESAIQELVDDEAPVSDRNKLESDADYEEDAKSIYESALLVNSTSEHEKTPVDHPRQPSGIPSNSRHLWTDKYVPTHTASYAMTQFDHSAYQKRETFEQGTQTEDMPRNLEPGSSEENHKRLISTLHPLLYLLYMLIILLGSMINRLISLEVTLRKQFDLPTDVEYVKARPRGQIHGAMATSPSQQDDTAQHRPEEPMTTSVQKAEGHLRRLVQYILLCSCVLGVLMVRLVYVWWSDDQWQWTTANRTPRCIPIEMLRGHGNEHDWVQVWNFQVVKILNDRVAHGG; this comes from the coding sequence ATGTCCGACTCTGACGACATCTCGCGCCACAACGTCCCCGGCTTTATGGAAGACGACACGCATATCGTCGACGCAGACCATGACTCCGTGCACGGCGACGACGCAGAGGTCGTAGACATGGAAGACGTGCCGGACACTGACAACCACGGCGACGAGGATTACGCCGTGTCTGACGACGAGTCTGAACCTGAAGATTTGGCGGGGATGCACGATAACAGCAACAGAAAACTGCAGAGTGAAGTGCAGCGCCTCCAGGAAGAGCTTGCGAAGGCCAATGAAGAgaacgagaagaaggatgggaagtTGGTAAAGCTTGAATGGAGCAAGGGTGAATTAGCGAGAGATACTGAGCAGTTGAATGAGCAGGTTAAAGCGTTGAAACGGGAGCTGGCGACTAAAGAATTTGACTTTTTGAGCGCCAAGGACAGTGACAATCCTCTTCAGGATAGGGTGCATCATCTCAGCCAGGAACTAAGCGAAGAAAGAGAGGGGAATGAAGAGAAAGCTGGGAGAATCGCGAAGCTCGAATCTGATCTCGAATTGGCCGAGGCAACCTTTGCGAAAGACACCGACCGGATGGCCAAGGCGATCGAGGATTTGGAGAAGGCACTAGCGGAGGAGCAACATAACGTCAAGAACTGCAGAGCCGAAATCAAGGATATTCAGCGCCAAAAGTCAGACCTGGAGAAAGACCTCAAAGAGGCAGAGGAGCAGCGCGCGAGCGACGCGGCAGAGAACCAGCTTTTGCGCGCGCAGCTCAAGTCCTGCAATGAGAAATCGAAAGATATGCGGCAGCATAAAGGAGAGATGGACAAGGCAATGAATGCAACAGTCGATGATTTTGAGAAGCGCTTGGCGAGGGCTAACAGTGACAAAGATGAGTACAAGAGAAAATACGAGTCGGCTCAGGATGAATTGAAGGAAATAGCTAACGCGTTGAATGATTGCGAGAACGCATACCGTCAGAAAGAGAAACAGCTTTCCAGGTCGAACCATTTGCTTCAGCAGGTCCGACACGAGGCCATGGATACGCAAACCGACTCTGactttgatggtgatgatagcAGGGCTCCCAGCAGAAATGATGACCTGCCGCAGTCTACGCGGCTGGATGCGGAACTCGAGAATGTATTGGAGAGCGAAACAGAAGGTTTTTATTTCATCCAAGACCAGAGTTCTGATCATAAGACTGACGCTTCCCAAGGCGACAATGCTGATTCTTCGTTGAACCCGAACAAGTCCCGTTTTCCCGGTCATGGACGAAACATGATCCATGATGGAAGCATGTCCGACTCGGAGGATGAGTGGATGGGCGCTTCAGACAATGAAGATGACGGTTTTGTTGAACTAAGCCCCGGCGTGGGCATAGACTTGAATGGTGAGTCCGCTATCCAAGAACTGGTAGACGATGAAGCACCAGTTTCCGACAGAAACAAGTTAGAGAGTGACGCTGACTATGAGGAAGACGCAAAGAGCATCTATGAGAGCGCACTACTCGTAAACAGCACGAGCGAGCACGAGAAAACTCCGGTCGATCATCCGAGACAGCCCTCCGGGATCCCGTCGAATTCGAGACACCTTTGGACAGACAAATATGTCCCGACGCACACAGCCTCGTATGCAATGACACAATTTGACCATAGCGCATATCAGAAGCGAGAAACGTTTGAGCAAGGAACTCAGACGGAGGATATGCCCCGAAACCTCGAGCCGGGTTCCAGTGAAGAAAACCACAAGCGGCTGATCAGCACACTGCACCCTCTGCTTTACCTACTTTACATGCTAATAATACTATTGGGCAGTATGATAAACAGACTAATAAGCCTCGAGGTGACCCTCAGAAAGCAATTTGATCTCCCGACCGACGTTGAATACGTCAAGGCAAGACCTCGGGGTCAGATCCACGGGGCCATGGCCACATCCCCGAGCCAGCAGGATGATACGGCGCAGCACCGGCCGGAGGAGCCCATGACGACGTCCGTCCAGAAGGCCGAGGGACATCTCAGGCGCTTAGTGCAATATATACTCCTGTGTAGCTGCGTTCTCGGAGTATTGATGGTAAGGCTGGTGTACGTGTGGTGGAGCGATGACCAGTGGCAGTGGACGACAGCCAACAGGACCCCACGGTGTATCCCTATCGAAATGCTGAGAGGCCACGGCAATGAGCATGACTGGGTACAGGTATGGAACTTTCAAGTGGTGAAAATTTTGAATGACCGCGTGGCCCATGGAGGCTAG
- a CDS encoding uncharacterized protein (COG:S;~EggNog:ENOG410PPQG;~SECRETED:SignalP(1-19);~TransMembrane:1 (n5-15c19/20o296-326i)) has translation MFLRSFLLGATALALPSSAVLVLPETQGIAPEDGISALSPLEAQSTQQQLIQLSCTECPFREVDGDGQVSWSDGFKTSLSLNFSVDDGLLLANGHQVFPPPPPTTINAVQRRESDGEESDPIPLGYALEIMPLPTPPEEEVELLEIRFTILDLDSHPVPLDTVAISLIHDRDGSIYMAKTDVEETAPNRVSWKQCRGKPSCLRKLLFDRMRDLFAAAKTRMLGMKSRLAGPKGCHGRPPFPRPMHHGPHHHHGDGAWAEGGPLHAGNHLRPSPPPHMHHFHHGGLNRTISRIFRFIVVPAVLGVLAGLLASALGMLFGQVVIFFWLRYRRSGNKQATANLEQGTASEKQGLMEESDDIPPAYVDEGVHVSDEKQ, from the exons ATGTTCCTTCGTTCTTTCTTATTAGGGGCTACCGCCCTAGCTTTGCCGTCTAGCGCTGTGCTTGTCCTCCCGGAGACTCAGGGAATCGCTCCTGAGGATGGCATTTCCGCGCTGAGCCCTCTGGAGGCGCAATCTACACAGCAGCAACTGATTCAACTCTCTTGTACTGAATGTCCGTTCCGCGAAGTCGACGGAGACGGCCAAGTCAGCTGGTCTGACGGTTTCAAGACCTCTCTC TCCTTGAATTTCTCGGTCGATGATGGATTGCTCCTGGCCAACGGCCACCAGGTTTTcccgccaccaccacctaCCACTATCAACGCCGTTCAGCGTCGCGAATCCGATGGCGAAGAATCCGACCCGATTCCTCTGGGCTACGCCCTTGAAATCATGCCTTTGCCTACCCCTCCTGAAGAGGAGGTTGAATTGTTAGAGATCCGTTTCACGATTCTCGACCTCGACAGCCATCCCGTTCCGCTTGATACCGTTGCGATTTCCCTGATTCACGACCGTGATGGCAGCATCTACATGGCCAAGACCGACGTGGAAGAGACCGCTCCCAACCGCGTGTCCTGGAAGCAGTGCCGCGGAAAGCCCAGCTGCTTGAGAAAGCTTCTGTTCGACCGTATGCGCGACTTGTTTGCTGCCGCCAAGACCCGCATGCTGGGAATGAAGTCTAGACTCGCTGGACCCAAGGGCTGCCACGGTCGTCCTCCGTTCCCTCGTCCTATGCACCACGgtcctcaccaccaccacggcGACGGTGCCTGGGCTGAAGGTGGTCCTTTGCACGCCGGTAACCATCTCCGTCCGTCGCCCCCGCCGCACATGCACCACTTCCACCACGGTGGCCTGAACCGCACCATTTCTCGTATCTTCCGTTTCATTGTTGTTCCTGCTGTTCTCGGTGTTCTGGCAGGTCTTCTCGCAAGTGCCCTTGGTATGCTGTTCGGCCAGGTCGTCATCTTTTTCTGGCTGCGTTACCGCCGCTCGGGCAACAAGCAAGCAACTGCCAACTTGGAGCAGGGAACCGCGTCTGAAAAGCAGGGCTTGATGGAGGAGTCTGATGATATCCCTCCTGCTTACGTTGACGAGGGCGTCCACGTTTCGGACGAGAAGCAATGA